The region ATCTCGCATTCCTGTTTGAATTATAGGATCTAATTTTAGAAGGCGCAAGTAATTAGCAATAGTAGATCGATTTTTACCAATACGTTCACTTAATTGTTCCTGGGTAAGGTTTATTTCGTCTATTAAACGTTGGTAGGAAAGTGAAATCTCAATGGGATCCAGATCCTGGCGTTGAATGTTTTCAACCAAAGCCATTTCTAAAGATTCCTGGTCGTTGGCAATCCTTATGTATGCTGGAATTGTTTTTAAACCTACCAATTTTGAAGCGCGATAACGGCGTTCTCCCGAAACCAGTTGGTATTTATCAAAATCCAGTTTTCTTACGGTAATTGGTTGAATTACGCCGAGTTCCTTGATGGAAGAGGCTAGCTCTTTAAGGCTGTCTTCATTAAAACTCGTTCTTGGTTGAAACGGATTTACTTCAACAGAGTCTAAATCCAATTCCACAATATGCCCAACTAGTTTGTCGGCATTTTTATCTTCTGCAGATTGTATATCGTTTTGCGGATCTTTCAATAAAGCCGAGAGTCCACGTCCTAAAGCTTGTTTTTTGGTCGCCTTCGCCATCTTCTACGGGTTTTTCTTTATAATTTCGTGTGCCAGGCTCAAATAGTTACTGGCTCCTTTGCTGCCCGCGTCATAGTTAATAATACTTTCACCATAACTTGGGGCTTCACTTAAACGCACATTTCTTTGAATGATTGTATCGAAAACCATCTCGCCAAAATGCTTCTGCACTTCTTCTACAACCTGGTTAGATAACCTTAAACGGGAATCATACATAGTAAGCAATAAACCTTCAATATCCAGTTTGTTATTATGAATTTTCTGAACGCTTTTAATGGTATTTAATAATTTTCCTAAACCTTCCAGCGCAAAATATTCACACTGTATTGGGATAACCACAGAATCTGAAGCGGTCAAAGCATTTAATGTTAACAAACCCAGGGAAGGGGCACAGTCAATTAAAATAAAATCATAAAGCTCTTTTAGCGGGGTAATCGCCTTTTTCAGCATAGATTCCCTGGCATCCTGATCTACCAACTCAATTTCTATAGCTACAAGATCTATATGTGCAGGTATAATATCAAGATTTGGGGAGCTGGTTTTTTGAATGCAATCCTCGGGAGCTATGGAGTCTTCAAAAAGCTGGTAAGTACCTAATTCAACCTCTTCCACGTCAATCCCGAGTCCGGAAGTGGCGTTGGCCTGTGGGTCTGCATCTATTAACAATACTTTCTTTTCAAGTACTCCAAGCGAAGCGGCCAGGTTTACCGAGGTAGTGGTTTTGCCCACTCCTCCTTTTTGGTTTGCAATAGCAATGATTTTACCCATTAAGTCTTTATGATTTTTGAAGGGTAAAAATACAATTTATTACAGGTTTATAAAATGATTTTGTTAACAGCTTATACATAAAAAACCGATTGTTGCCGGAAAAGCACAACAATCGGTTTTAAATGAAATAAATTCAGTAGAATTAATCTCTATTAAAATGGAGTTAGCTCCCTTTTTTCGATTTGATCATTGCTTCTAATTGGTCCCACATTTCCTCGGGAATTGCTTCCAGTAAATTGAACTGTCCGGCACCTTTTAGCCATTCCCCGCCATCTATGGTAATTACTTCACCATTTACATAAGCTGAAAAGTCTGAAACTAAATAAGCGGCAAGATTTGCCAGTTCCTGATGTTCCCCAACCCGTTTAAGCGGAACTTTTTTAGCAAGATCGAATTTGTCTTTCAAATCTCCCGGCAATAATCTATCCCAGGCACCTTTGGTAGGGAAGGGGCCTGGTGCAATTGCGTTAAACCTAATTCCGTATTTCGCCCATTCTACCGCTAAAGAGCGCGTCATAGCCAAAACTCCTGCTTTTGCGGTAGCGCTTGGTACTACATAAGCAGAACCTGTCCACGCATAAGTGGTCACAATATTAAGTACGGTTTTATCTTTTTGTTTTGTATCTATCCAATGCTTTCCAAGCGCCATTGTGCAGTTTTTGCTTCCTTTTAAAACTATATCTATAATAGTATCAAATGCGTTGGCGCTTAATCTTTCAGTTGGGGAAATAAAGTTTCCTGCAGCGTTATTTAATAATACATCCACGCTTCCAAATTCTTTTAGAACTTCATCCCGCATATTTTCTACCTGTTCGTAATGCCTAACATCACATTGAACAGCAAAACATTTACCTCCGGTTTCATTTTCAAGT is a window of Salegentibacter salegens DNA encoding:
- a CDS encoding SDR family oxidoreductase gives rise to the protein MDYTKKMLRDDALKGKTIIVTGGGSGLGKAMTKYFMELGANVAITSRNLEKLQNTAKELENETGGKCFAVQCDVRHYEQVENMRDEVLKEFGSVDVLLNNAAGNFISPTERLSANAFDTIIDIVLKGSKNCTMALGKHWIDTKQKDKTVLNIVTTYAWTGSAYVVPSATAKAGVLAMTRSLAVEWAKYGIRFNAIAPGPFPTKGAWDRLLPGDLKDKFDLAKKVPLKRVGEHQELANLAAYLVSDFSAYVNGEVITIDGGEWLKGAGQFNLLEAIPEEMWDQLEAMIKSKKGS
- a CDS encoding ParA family protein — protein: MGKIIAIANQKGGVGKTTTSVNLAASLGVLEKKVLLIDADPQANATSGLGIDVEEVELGTYQLFEDSIAPEDCIQKTSSPNLDIIPAHIDLVAIEIELVDQDARESMLKKAITPLKELYDFILIDCAPSLGLLTLNALTASDSVVIPIQCEYFALEGLGKLLNTIKSVQKIHNNKLDIEGLLLTMYDSRLRLSNQVVEEVQKHFGEMVFDTIIQRNVRLSEAPSYGESIINYDAGSKGASNYLSLAHEIIKKNP
- a CDS encoding ParB/RepB/Spo0J family partition protein — protein: MAKATKKQALGRGLSALLKDPQNDIQSAEDKNADKLVGHIVELDLDSVEVNPFQPRTSFNEDSLKELASSIKELGVIQPITVRKLDFDKYQLVSGERRYRASKLVGLKTIPAYIRIANDQESLEMALVENIQRQDLDPIEISLSYQRLIDEINLTQEQLSERIGKNRSTIANYLRLLKLDPIIQTGMRDGFMSMGHGRALINVNDPQKQLDIYEKILQKSLSVRETEQLVREVNEGAKASKSTKKAASVPTSYKKGIKEFSEYLRTKVDVKVTKKGSGKLSIPFTSEEDFMRLKKLIQGED